The following are from one region of the Sorghum bicolor cultivar BTx623 chromosome 2, Sorghum_bicolor_NCBIv3, whole genome shotgun sequence genome:
- the LOC8060663 gene encoding cytosolic sulfotransferase 8 has translation MATSTNNAPNGIGPVPLPFNNAGSGVDADADAEKKDPRVKEYESLASSLPSNPKLRLRCYQGTWVLAPWVPGIMAVQRGLFAPRRGDVVLASAPKCGTTWLKALAFATTARGAHPPAHDAAHPLLRLNPHDCVPFMEKLFAAGWGSRMDALPSPRLMATHMHHSLLPASIAANPGCKMVYICRDPKDMVVSMWHFGRRMQPALSFLDVFEPACDGTGLSGPIWDHVLGYWNASKASPETVLFLRYEHLLRDPVGGTRKLAEFVGQPFSEDEEAAGVVTDIVTLCSFEKMRNLDVNRPGSSASASPAGVVLEGTFANDSYFRRGEAGDWTNHMTPEMAGRLDAVMEEKLRGSGLSFS, from the coding sequence ATGGCGACGAGCACCAACAACGCGCCCAACGGTATCGGGCCAGTGCCGTTGCCATTCAACAACGCCGGTAGCGGCGTCGACGCCGACGCGGACGCCGAGAAGAAGGATCCCCGAGTGAAGGAGTACGAGAGCTTGGCCTCGTCGCTGCCGAGCAACCCCAAGCTGCGGCTGCGCTGCTACCAGGGCACCTGGGTGCTGGCGCCGTGGGTGCCGGGGATAATGGCCGTGCAGCGCGGGCTGTTCGCGCCGCGCCGGGGCGACGTGGTGCTCGCGAGCGCGCCCAAGTGCGGCACCACGTGGCTCAAGGCGCTGGCGTTCGCCACCACGGCGCGGGGAGCGCACCCGCCGGCGCACGACGCGGCGCACCCGCTCCTCCGCCTCAACCCGCACGACTGCGTGCCGTTCATGGAGAAGCTCTTCGCCGCGGGGTGGGGGAGCCGGATGGACGCGCTGCCGTCGCCGAGGCTCATGGCCACGCACATGCACCACTCGCTCCTGCCGGCCTCCATCGCCGCCAACCCCGGCTGCAAGATGGTCTACATATGCAGGGATCCCAAGGACATGGTGGTTTCTATGTGGCACTTCGGCCGGAGAATGCAACCCGCCCTGTCGTTCCTCGACGTGTTCGAGCCGGCCTGCGACGGCACCGGTCTAAGCGGCCCCATCTGGGACCATGTCCTCGGGTACTGGAACGCCAGCAAGGCGAGCCCGGAGACGGTGCTGTTCCTGAGGTATGAGCACTTGCTGCGCGACCCAGTCGGCGGCACCAGGAAGCTTGCCGAGTTCGTCGGCCAGCCGTTCTCGGAGGACGAGGAGGCGGCCGGAGTCGTCACGGACATCGTGACGCTGTGCAGCTTCGAGAAGATGAGAAACCTCGACGTCAACAGGCCAggctcgtcggcatcggcgtctcCTGCCGGAGTGGTGCTGGAAGGCACGTTCGCTAACGACTCCTACTTCAGGAGGGGCGAAGCTGGAGattggaccaaccacatgacTCCAGAGATGGCCGGACGTCTGGATGCCGTCATGGAAGAGAAGCTCCGTGGATCAGGCCTCTCGTTCTCGTGA
- the LOC8081542 gene encoding anthocyanidin 3-O-glucosyltransferase, with protein MGSPHVAVVPFPFSSHAPKLLMVARALATAAPSATFSFISTADSLARLGVAAVPGNLRFVEVPSGGGDDQGTPPWRRMELFVEAAEAGGLRHALEMARAAAGGARVSCVVGDAFMSMAAEAGVPWVAVWTGGPCALLAHLIGDAIREDIGEHAANRADELLTSHPGLGSYRVRDLPFGGIGASGDMHRVMSLLFCRMAQRLPRAATAVALNAFPGLFPQDVSAALADALPNSLPIGPYHLLPGAAAPADDPHACLAWLAHRPAGTVAYVSFGTVAALPPDELRELASGLEASGAPYLWSLREDAWPLLPAGFVDRAKANGSGLLVPWTPQAAVLRHPAVGAFVTHSGWGAVVEGMSGGVPMACRPFFGDQQMNARAVARLWCFGTAFGDDTPMTSRGVAEVVTSLLTGAEGARMRARARDLQGRVVEAFEPDGGSMNNFHKFVEVVCARV; from the exons ATGGGGTCACCGCACGTCGCCGTGGTGCCTTTTCCCTTCAGCTCCCACGCCCCCAAGCTGCTCATGGTCGCGCGCGCCCTAGCCACCGCGGCGCCGTCCGCGACCTTCTCCTTCATCTCCACCGCCGACTCCCTGGCGCGGCTTGGTGTCGCGGCGGTCCCGGGGAACCTGCGCTTTGTGGAGGTGCCGTCTGGAGGAGGCGACGATCAGGGAACCCCGCCGTGGCGCCGGATGGAGCTGTTTGTCGAGGCCGCGGAGGCTGGTGGCCTCAGACACGCATTGGAAATGGCACGCGCCGCGGCTGGGGGCGCCAGGGTGAGCTGCGTCGTCGGGGACGCCTTCATGTCCATGGCTGCAGAGGCCGGGGTGCCCTGGGTCGCAGTCTGGACGGGCGGCCCGTGCGCGCTCCTGGCGCACCTCATCGGCGACGCGATCCGCGAGGACATCGGCGAGCACG CCGCGAACAGGGccgacgagcttctgacctcCCACCCAGGCCTCGGGAGCTACCGCGTCCGCGACCTCCCCTTCGGCGGCATCGGCGCCAGCGGCGACATGCACCGTGTCATGAGCCTCCTCTTCTGCCGCATGGCGCAGCGCCTGCcccgcgccgccaccgccgtcgcGCTCAACGCCTTCCCGGGCCTCTTCCCGCAGGACGTGTCCGCCGCCCTCGCCGACGCGCTCCCCAACTCCCTCCCCATCGGCCCCTACCACCTCCTCCCGGGCGCCGCCGCGCCAGCCGACGACCCCCACGCCTGCCTTGCCTGGCTCGCTCACCGCCCCGCGGGCACCGTGGCGTACGTCAGCTTCGGCACGGTCGCGGCGCTGCCACCGGACGAGCTCCGTGAGCTGGCCTCCGGGCTCGAGGCCAGCGGCGCGCCCTACCTGTGGTCGCTTCGGGAGGACGCGTGGCCGCTGCTCCCGGCGGGGTTCGTGGACCGCGCCAAGGCCAATGGCTCCGGGCTCCTGGTGCCGTGGACGCCGCAGGCCGCGGTGCTGCGGCACCCGGCGGTGGGCGCGTTCGTCACGCACTCCGGCTGGGGGGCCGTCGTCGAGGGGATGTCCGGCGGCGTGCCCATGGCGTGCCGCCCCTTCTTCGGGGACCAGCAGATGAATGCGCGTGCTGTGGCGCGCCTGTGGTGCTTCGGCACAGCGTTCGGCGACGACACGCCGATGACGAGCCGTGGCGTGGCGGAGGTGGTGACGTCGCTGCTGACAGGGGCGGAAGGGGCCCGGATGAGGGCTAGGGCGCGCGATCTGCAAGGCAGGGTCGTCGAGGCGTTCGAACCCGACGGCGGATCCATGAACAACTTCCACAAATTTGTCGAGGTTGTTTGTGCCCGTGTGTGA